A single Elaeis guineensis isolate ETL-2024a chromosome 15, EG11, whole genome shotgun sequence DNA region contains:
- the LOC140854116 gene encoding uncharacterized protein, which translates to MRTYTGGEILRSDITRFATNYIAFDSLLKKKAALRQMFVSAKWHESRYARAGTDGSHVENLMTSQSFWQQAEKVVKAIKPLYEVLRTVDSEKYPQMGFLYYMMERAKKQISENDPKHAQEFIKIIEHHWDYQMGRDLHLAAYYLNPNFQYTIPEIDIDSELLASLRNIIYKMVSDPEIVSLYLQEMK; encoded by the exons atgcggacgtatactggggGAGAGATCTTACGATCGGATATCACacggtttgctaccaactacatagcattTGATAGTCTTCTTAAGAAGAAAGCAgccctacgtcagatgtttgtcagtgccaAGTGGCatgagagcagatatgcgagggctggcactgatggaagtcatgtggagaacttgatgacgagtcagtcattttggcagCAGGCTGAGAAGGTAGTtaaggctatcaagcctttatatgaggtgcttcgcacCGTGGACAGCGAGAAATACCCTCAGATGggcttcctatattacatgatggagagggcaaagaaacagatcagtgagaatgatcccaagcatgctcaagaattcattaaaATCATTGAGCACcattgggactatcagatgggcagagatttgcatctagctg cttattacttgaatccgaATTTTCAGTATACTATTCCGGAGATAGATATAGACAGCGAGCTTCTTGCTTCTCTTCGCAAtatcatatataagatggtgtctGATCCAGAAATCGTGTCGTTGTatctgcaagag atgaaatag
- the LOC105057974 gene encoding uncharacterized protein isoform X2: MLEAVAGEMNGGYGQTQQSCGESSEEELSVLPRHTKVVVTGNNRTKSVLVGLQGVVKKAVGLGGWHWLVLTNGIEVKLQRNALSVIEAPTGHEEEDETECENMQWNVSDMASDDTQLQKPHRSRSRQHKGSSNKSSSRTHSCDSQSKGSVSSSRGITKVDLSKLETTALWRYWRHFNLVDASPNPSKEQLIDAVQRHFMSQQLDELQVIVGFVQAAKRLKTVCN, from the exons ATGCTGGAGGCTGTCGCGGGGGAGATGAACGGAGGCTATGGGCAAACGCAGCAGAGCTGCGGGGAGAGCAGTGAGGAGGAGCTATCAGTGCTCCCGCGGCACACCAAGGTGGTGGTGACCGGCAACAACCGGACCAAATCGGTGCTTGTCGGGCTTCAGGGGGTCGTCAAGAAAGCCGTCGGCCTCGGCGGGTGGCATTGGCTG GTGCTGACTAATGGCATAGAGGTGAAGCTGCAAAGAAATGCACTTAGTGTGATTGAAGCCCCAACTGGTCATGAGGAGGAGGATGAGACTGAGTGTGAAAATATGCAGTGGAATGTTtctgatatgg CATCCGATGACACACAATTGCAGAAGCCACACAGATCCAGAAGCAGACAGCATAAAGGGTCTTCCAACAAATCCTCTAGCCGCACTCATTCATGTGATTCACAATCTAAGGGATCTGTTTCATCCTCTAGGGGCATAACG AAAGTTGACCTGAGCAAGCTAGAAACGACAGCGTTATGGAGATATTGGCGTCACTTCAATCTT GTCGATGCCAGCCCTAACCCCTCCAAGGAGCAGTTAATTGATGCAGTACAGAGGCATTTCATGTCACAG CAATTGGATGAGTTGCAGGTTATTGTAGGGTTTGTGCAGGCTGCAAAGAGACTCAAAACTGTCTGCAATTGA
- the LOC105057974 gene encoding uncharacterized protein isoform X1: protein MLEAVAGEMNGGYGQTQQSCGESSEEELSVLPRHTKVVVTGNNRTKSVLVGLQGVVKKAVGLGGWHWLVLTNGIEVKLQRNALSVIEAPTGHEEEDETECENMQWNVSDMVHAASDDTQLQKPHRSRSRQHKGSSNKSSSRTHSCDSQSKGSVSSSRGITKVDLSKLETTALWRYWRHFNLVDASPNPSKEQLIDAVQRHFMSQQLDELQVIVGFVQAAKRLKTVCN from the exons ATGCTGGAGGCTGTCGCGGGGGAGATGAACGGAGGCTATGGGCAAACGCAGCAGAGCTGCGGGGAGAGCAGTGAGGAGGAGCTATCAGTGCTCCCGCGGCACACCAAGGTGGTGGTGACCGGCAACAACCGGACCAAATCGGTGCTTGTCGGGCTTCAGGGGGTCGTCAAGAAAGCCGTCGGCCTCGGCGGGTGGCATTGGCTG GTGCTGACTAATGGCATAGAGGTGAAGCTGCAAAGAAATGCACTTAGTGTGATTGAAGCCCCAACTGGTCATGAGGAGGAGGATGAGACTGAGTGTGAAAATATGCAGTGGAATGTTtctgatatgg TTCATGCAGCATCCGATGACACACAATTGCAGAAGCCACACAGATCCAGAAGCAGACAGCATAAAGGGTCTTCCAACAAATCCTCTAGCCGCACTCATTCATGTGATTCACAATCTAAGGGATCTGTTTCATCCTCTAGGGGCATAACG AAAGTTGACCTGAGCAAGCTAGAAACGACAGCGTTATGGAGATATTGGCGTCACTTCAATCTT GTCGATGCCAGCCCTAACCCCTCCAAGGAGCAGTTAATTGATGCAGTACAGAGGCATTTCATGTCACAG CAATTGGATGAGTTGCAGGTTATTGTAGGGTTTGTGCAGGCTGCAAAGAGACTCAAAACTGTCTGCAATTGA